The genomic stretch gtgtttaaaaaagtAGTAGTAAATTAATCTAATCATGGGCTTCTGTATGTTGTTTTTGTTGCAGccagtaaatgaaaaatatcaagACAGTTATCTTAAGATCTCCTACGAAGCAGCCCACAGTATTCTGTAAATAGCCCAACAAGAAATACTTGCTTTGTAGGTTTTTGGTGACGCTTCTCATGCTTTTTTAAGGCTGGAAATTTTGGATTACTGATGAATATAACACCCATAATGTTCCagggttttattatttatattaataaaattcatTCAAAGCATTTAATTTCTGCTCCATAATCTGATCAGTGTGACCAGCACTCAGCAGACTAAGAGGAGCTCATTGAGAGCTGGTCCCCTGATACTTGGTACTAATCCTAAATGGTGGGTAACCAAAAGGCATCAACAGCTAAAGGGAAAGGTTGGCAAACAGGGTGTGTGTGGTCTGGAACTGGTATGGAAGATTAGCCAGAAgtgttgttttcttctttattatACCTAGCATAGGAGGTTAATGCGTTAGATCATTGACACTCACTGAAAGATTGTGAAAATGAGCCACATGGCATGGGTTGTCCATGAAGAGACTGTGTGGGACAGGTGGCTGAAGGCATTACCTGGGCAAAGAAGTCATTGTGTCACGGCAGTTAAACCACAGCAACAAGTTCAGACTTTGCATGGCATGAGATGCATATGTAAACATCCTGTCTCCTCTTCTGTGACCTCCTGTCAGTGTgtccttctgctctgctgcagtgggGAATGCCAGGATCTGCAGAGGGGAGCAGTCTCAGTAACTCCCCTCTTTTTGGACCTTGACCCAATACAAGTGCTCAGAGAGGCTTGGCTGTATGAATGCAGAGCAGTGAGGTGTCCTGGGAGCCTGGTGCAGGGAGATCCCTCTGCAGGAATGGTGCTGAGCTGGGGATAAGACAGGTGGGATGTGACAGCACCCTTGTGGGTCTCCAAGGATACAGGGCTGCAGGAGTGTGATGCTGTGGAGACAGGGACAGAGTGCAATGATCTTGAGATgccccctgctccctgccccatGCTTGAACCAATTCAAGCAACTGGAGCAACATCTCCCTTAGCATTTGTAAcataagaaaatgctttttataaGAGCTTGTTCTTCTGAATCATTTCCCTCCTCCTCGCTCTCATCTGCAGATATCAACTATAATCCTAGGGTATAGCTGAAAGTTTGCAATGCAAAAATCACAGACTGCTGAGATTTTCTTACACCTGCAAGGGATTCTAGTAAGGATCTGAACAGTGAAAGCAAGGCACAGCAATTAGTATTTGGATGCAGGGTCATTTTTAGCTCTCTACATAGGGCAGGCAATGCCATGAGCTATAGAGCATTGCAGAACACTGCTGAAGTGGCTGCTTCAGCAAGGGCAAAATTGCTGTTCAGGCCATGTGAAAAGGCAGTAATAGGAGGTGTGCTATTCACATGGAAACACAGAACTAATACAAGATTACACACTATTATTATGTGAAAGAGCATTAgagcagcaaaattattttgaggaACTGGTTCAATGCCAGCTCATTAGCAAAAGATGAAATAGTTTTACAGACATTTGCAtaaagatggagagagaagggaaaaaatgccAAACGCAATTTGTATGAAAAGGCTCTTCTACCCTCAGTAAAGGTAAGTAAGAGGCAGAAGGAAAGTTAGCATCAGCAAGGACACATCTCACATTGCCTTAAAAATTGAGACTTTGACACAGActgatcatagaatcattaaagttggaaaagacctccaagatcatcaagtccagcctttgactAAACACCACCTTGTCTACTAAAGCATAGCACTAAGTGCTATGTCCAGTCATTCCTTGAACACTTTGGGGATGGAGACTCCATCACCTCCCCGGGAAGACCATTCCAGAGTTTGAAATCTTTAAAGAAATTCCTTCTGATGCCCAACCAGAACCTCCCCTGGTGTAGCTTCAGTTGcacttgtcctgtcactggttgcctgggagaaaagGCCAAACCCCACCTTTgtacagcctcctttcaggtacttGTAGAGTGATGAGGTCTCCCCAGACTGAAAacctccagcacctcaatgtccttcctgaactgagggcccctgaactggacacagcactcgaggtgtggcctcactaGTGCCAAGTACCAAacctgccctggtcctgctggccacagtaTTGCTGATACAGACCAGGCTACCATTGGCCTTCTCACCCACCTGGGCTCATGCTCAGCCACTGTTAACCTCCAGGTTCCTTTCCACTGGGATACTTTTCTTCCCCTAGCCTGTAGCTCTACAGAGGGTTGCTGTGTCTGAAGTATAGGATCTATAATTTCACTTTGTTGATCCTCACACTGTTTGCCTCAACCCATTGATCtagcctgtccagatccctctgcagagccttcttACTCTCtagcagatcaacactcccacccaactTGTGTCATCTGCGGACTTACTAAGGGTGCTCTCCAGCCCCTCATCCAGATGATTAATAAAGGGATTAAACAGGACTGGGCTCaatactgagccctggggaacccCACTAGTGACCAGTCACCAACTGAATGTGGCatcattcaccaccactctccaGGCTCAGCCATCCAGGCAGTTTTTGACCCTTTAGAGAAGAGTGAGCTCcaagccatgggctgccagcctctccaggagaatgctgtgggagatAGTATTGAAGGCTTTGCTGAAGTCTAGGTAGACTACATCCACAGACTTCCCTACTTGACAGGTCACTTGGTCATAAAAGGATATTCCATTTTATTAAGTTCTCAGATTGAAAACAACACCAAATCTATTTGCTTTTTTCATCCTCATACAGTTACTTTTATCTGGCTTCATACCACACTGACTGTTCATTCTGTTCTCTTGCTCTTCTCCTAGACAAATTGTTCAGGTATCAATTTAGTGATCTTAACTGCAACATtcagaggaggagaaaacaaGTTCGCAGGCTGAACATCCCTCCGAGAGGTCCTCAGTCCTCATACTTTGCCTagggaaaagcatttttctgggatttattttctcctgtagagcagagaacagaaatGTTAAATGCTTAAGCACAAGCAATTGATAAGACAGCAGAGAGAGCTTCTGTATAAAAAGAGAAGCTCTCTCTTCTCCTGGTGGACAAGAACAGATGCAGCCAtactgcaaatatttaattgtttAAATAGACCCATACATCCACATTGTAGATGCAATATAGGTAGAAGACACAGATAATACTATATGATTATACATATGATAATATATAGTATCACACAGAGGTGAGTATATTTCAAAAGACTGACCAATCCACCAATCTTCTGACTAATTTTGAGGCATCAGCAGGATCACAGGTCCCACAGAACACCTGAGGCTTTTCCAGGAATGGAGACCAAACTCTGCAGAGTGATTTCTACCCAGTGCTGTTCCACTTATTTGctaaccaaataaaacaaaaaccaaaccaaccaaccaaacctCACCCGCtccccccaaaacaaacaaacaaataaataaatcgTTTTAGGAAGCTGGAAGACGAGTAAATAGATGGATGAAGCGTTCGGTCGTGCCCGAGGAGTGTCCGATACCGTCGTGCTCTCACGGACTCTTGTGTCGGGGCCGGCTCGGTGTGATCCGCCGccccccgctcccgccgcccgtGCCGGGCGCTCCCGGCAGCGCCGCCCCGCGGGCGGGGCGGgacgggcggcggggccgctgcGCTCCCctgggcggggcggggcggctcGAGCACCTCCGTGGGAGCGGCCGCGGGGGCCGGGCTGACCGCAGCAGGTGCTCCCGCCCCCGAGCCCTCGCCACCCCCGCGGGCTCCCGACAGCCTACGCCGCGCGGAAGCGGCGGCTGCGGCGGCTgctccaccaccaccacctgtGGCGGCGGGATGGCGGAGCTCGACATCAGCGCGGAGGCAGTGATGGGCTTCCTGAGGGAGCGCGGCGGGCGGGTGCGCAACACCGAGCTGGTGAGCGCCTTCAGGCCGCTGCTGGAGGCCGGCGGGGCCGGTGCCGATGCCGGTGCCGGGGAGGCGGaggggcgggcggcgcggcgaGAGCGGTTCAAGGCGGCGGTGAACGCCGTGGCCACGGTGAAGGAGATCGACGGCGTCAAGTTCGTGGTGCTGAAGCATCAGCGGCGCGCTGCCCCGTCGGCGGGAGGCGATGCCGGCGCCCCTGTCCCGGTTCCCGTCCCCGACCCGGTTCCCGTCCCCGACCCGGTTCCCGTCCCCGGCCGGGACCCCGCCGGGACGCCCCCCGAGGAGCTGCCGGGGCCGCGGGCGGTGGCCGAGCTGCGGGGCCTGTTCCAGGGCGGCTGCGGGGGGGTGCCCCTGCCCGGCGGCGCGGGGGGGGCCCGGCGGGAGCCGCCGTCCAAGCCCTGCATGCTGCCCTTGCGCTACGTGCTGCCCCGCGCCGCCCCGGGACCGCCCGAGGAGGCGCCCAGCCCGCTGTCCCCACCGCCGCTGGACGAAGAGGCCGGGTCCCATTCGCCTGGCGTGCGGAGGGGGGCCAAGAACCACCGGGCCAGCGAGGAGACGGTGGTGCCCCTGGAGCAGGCGGAGCACCAGTGGCTGATGCTGGCGGCCGACGGGCAGTGgacacagcagctccacggGCTCCTCCTGGGCGACTCCAGCCTGGCGGCTCGCAGGGACTTCATCTCCGGCTTCACCGCCCTGCACTGGGCCGCCAAGAGCGGCAACTGCGACATGGTGACCAACATCATCCGAGCGGCCGAGAAGGGCGGGTCCCGTGTCGATGTGGATGCCAGGTCGCATGGAGGCTACACGGCGCTGCACCTGGCTGCTATACACGGCCAGGAGAAGATAATCACTATGCTCGTCTATAGCTACCATGCCAAGATTGACCTGAGGGACTACAGTGGGAAGAAGCCGCACCAGTACTTGAAGGAAGGGACGTCCCTTACAATCAGGCGCTTGCTGGGGGACCCCAGCCTTTCCCAAAACACAGAGCACTCCATGCCCATCAAGAAGTCCACAAAGCTTGCGGCTTCAATCTTGAGCTCCACTAGCACTTTCCTGGGAGTCATATCCGATGACATGGCTTTCTACGATCTCACTAAAGGTTTAAGGAAGCCCTCAACCTTAAACAAGCTTCTGACTGCCACTACGGGCCCGAGGAGGAAGCCAAAGACCAGAGGTGGCTTCCCTTCATATTCCTCACTCACTGAagcagtggaggaggaggaagaggttaTCGTGAAACGCAGACCTGTTTCTGAGCTGTTCTTTGGCCACTAGCCTCTGCCTTACTGTGATCAAAGTGGTTTAATAGCATGGCTGGTGTCTCAGCTTTCTCTTGCAGAAGCAATTTGGATTTTTTCGCTCTGTGTCTGTCTTTTTGGATGTTTAACTGAATCAGTGATAGGGTCTACATCCAAAGTCCACAGCATGAAACCCAGCCCCAGGTGCCTATGGAAAGGGAGCTGCCAGGGAATGCTATCCATGCTGTATGTACCATTGTGCTGATGATTGTTGAAGATCACAAACTTTATACTTAATGGGTGAAAAACTGAAACAGTTTATGTGTGTGTGGACAGGTCAAAATGCCTGAGGTACAGTCTTCTTGATCTGTGTCCTTCAGCTGGAGAGCAGAAGCAAGGTGAAGGATTGCATATTTTACACTGTGAACAGCAAGGTGGTAGCTGGCTACTTTAACAAGGCTTGTTATCTAACAGGATTAAATTGTCAGAGGAAAGATACATAATTTTCTATGATGTTTCTGATTATTTTGGTAGCAGAAgaaggatatttttatttataaaaatagtatactttttcaaaacaaagttTCTCATTTAGACAGTTTTTCACTCAGTATTTCACATCAGAAATACTAACTTAACAATGTCAATTGTTGCCTGATGCATTTTATTAGATGAATTACTTAAAAAGACAGACCCTGACCTTCAGCACTCAAGTCACTATGACTTGTCTACCTCAGTTTGAAAGCTTGGCTAgtgtttttctctcttgctgGAAGACTTTTTAACCAGGTGGTACTTACCACATGTCTTGATGATACTGTGAACATTTAAACTTGACTGTAGTTCAATCAGCTTAATCTGAACAAAAAACCTTGTTGATAGTGAAAAACTGAACTGCAAAACTGGGAATTGGATCTGTCAGAGTTTCTGAGTAGCCACCTAGAAACAAAGTTAGGCTTGTATGTCTgattctttttgtttaaaacttgGCCCATTTTGACCTAtttacaataaatatttataaacattGGGCTCTATGTAATGCTAGGTGCTTCATGATAGAACCTCTGCATGACCTGTTAAAGCAGTGTTTATCTCAGCAGCATGAATCATTGACCTAAAATGAACTCTTCTTCTTTTATATGATAAACAAAATTGTTTTATATATAGTACACATAGCTCAGAAAGCATGCTAACTGTGTGTTAGGTTTGCAGtaagattattatttttttaattacttcatGGTTAAAAGTTAATGCAAAGAAGCAGAGCTATGAACAGAAACTGTCCAACTTTGGGGGCAAGTCTGCTAAACCAGCACGTTTTCTTTAAAACTGTGACTAGAAACCTGTGTCATTGAGAGGTGCTGAAGGTGAGCACAATGCTGCACTGGCTCTGTTTGGGTTTCTGCACTGAAACACTAGTTTGCATGCTTTGCCTTTCCTTCCAAGTCAGTGACTTCAggaatgttttggttttttctgccTTGCATTAAACCTAGGACTTGTAATTGGTTCTAATTGGCTTGTCCCAAACACTCACAAGGAATGCTGTAGGGCTGAAGATGGACGCACTGCCCTCTTTACTACAAAACACATTCCCTGAAGTTCCTGGCGTTGGTGACATTTGTTGGGAATGTGATTAGAGGTTGAAGCTAGGTCTGATGCACCTGTTCTAAGTAGAGACTGGATTATTCTGCACCGGTCTACTTCTGAATTGAACTAATTAAGTTGTTAAGCACAGGTTAATGATCAAGCATCTCATGACTTCTATATCTGGAgtagtgtttaaaaaaaaataaaatccaatttGCTCTCTAGCTGTTGGTGTGACCATTGACCAGCGTGGTCCTTTGAAACCTTGATTTGTGCTGCACTCTGTCAGCTTGCAGAGTTCTGGGAAAAACAGAGCTCTGTATTAAAGTGTCTTTCCAAGTGTGCAGAcatagaattttttaaaattatttatttttaattttttttttttcactgaaacaaCAGAAGTATGTGTGTGCATTCATGTTACCTCTGAGGCACTAACACTGCCTGGTGAAAGTGTTCTCTTTCTGTGGGCATTGCAAACACTCCCGCAAACTGCTTGGCCTTATTGAGAAGTTTGTTCAATGATTATGGGTATAGGCTTGATATTTGTTCAAACAACATTGCTGAACTTAAGTGCTCATTCAGAGTCAAGCCTACATGAGCCAGAGGCAGGGTTCAAGGATGGAgtgttttgtgtttaaaaacCCCACCTGACTAATCTGGAGAGCATGGTTGTGATTTCACCCCTCAGAAAGTAGGGAGAAGGTTTCATTGCCTCTCTATTATTCTGTCAAAGAAGTCACAGCTGAGATAAGACTTGATTGCAACATGTATCATCAAGAAAATTGTGCACTACTCCTTCCTCAAAGGCATTGAAGTGATTAGCTGGTGTGATAGAAAAATGCCCAGCAGCAAGAGCCCTCTTCTAGCATTCCTCAGGGAGTGCTGGAGGCTGGGCAGGAGGGTGGTGTCACAAAGGTGGGGAGCTCGCAAAGCTGGGTGTGGGTGGGGTAGGCCGGGCCAGGCTCTGCCAACGAGTTTGTGCAGTGACTCAGCTCATTCCTCCTTGCTGAGCCACCGAAGGAAAAGATAGTATTTTGGCAGGCTGGAATGAGTACACGGAGTGTGGTACAACTTCAGGTGCAGACCAATAGTGAGAGGTACTGAGAACGCACTGCTCTAATCATACAGGTATATGTAGTGCCTTTAGTTTGAAGTAAAACCAGTCCATCAGCCTGGCTGGGTTTTGGATTCCAGTGTAACCCTTTAAACTGTAAGAAGTGACATTGTGGGGTGATCATGAGAGTGTTTTCCTGCAAAAGGCTGAAGCAGGACTGTTTTATGAGCCCCTTGGCTTGACTGGTTCTCCCTAATTCTCATTTTCAAGTCCAAATCTGGCTGAATGCAGTAGGATTTTTACCTGAACAAATGACAAATGTGAAGTTTAGCCAGGATGTTTTCACAGGAACAGCTGAGAGGAGGACTGGGTTACCTCAGCACACTGGtctggagcaggggctgtgccatgggctgGCCATGCAACATTTGAATCCTtggcccagcccagagctgggagtTGCCCAAGGCACCATCAAAGATAATAGCAGGAAaggtaaaaaacaaacaaacaaaaattcccaacaaacaaacaaacaaaacccctccccgccccccccctccccggctctgctcctgtcccctggaGAGGGCTTGGTGGTGGGGAAGGAGATGGAAGGCACAGATcaggcacaggagcaggacTCAGCAGCTTGGTGGTATTTTGCCTTGGTTACTAGCCTGCCCTCTCAGCATGTCTCAGTTTTCCTGCTATAAAATGTAGATAATCACCTTGGTCACTTCTTTAAAGCACACAGTCAGTACTGATATGCAAATTGAAATCAAGATAATGTTTTCAGGCCCGTAGGCAGCATGAGCAGTGTCATTCCCCCTCTCTGTGAATGTGCATTCAGTGGAGCACCTACATAAATAAAACTAGCTCAGATTTTAGTTCAGCAGCACTCGGGATCAGGAAAGCTACTGTTTGCCTGACCCTGGCTAAGTCTGCCTGCTAAGGATAACTTagtttgtctgttccttggcACATTTTGTTCTGAGGAGTATCAGCTATAAAATCTGCTTTGAAGAGCTCTGCAAACAAACTCTAAACTGCGATTCTGCACAGAGGGATAGACTTTGTCCTCCCGGATGTGGCTGTTTGAGCAGTGTGAGGCAGCATGGTTGTGGTCAGGCTCACAGAGATATTTGGCTGTCCATTCCTTTGTGAGTGCTGCACAGGAACATGCACTATGAAAACCCAGGAAATGCCGTTCCTGCACTGCAGAAGAGTCTTAATGAGATTTCAGCTTCATCACAAACCCACAGTCCACTGGAAGAGTCAAAGTAACTCCAAAAGAccagtgggagctgcagccaccaGCTGGAGGTAGAGGAAGCGTTTCTAGACAGTCCTCTAATTCCCCATTGCTCCCTCTCTTCATGTTTCCACCATGACCTACATTCCTTGGATGTATTTGCCTCCTGATTTGCATATTAATCTGAATGAAATGGCAACATGGCAGTTTTTGCCTTTTCTACTTGTTTGTACTGTTGTGGGACTCCCCAAATTAAGAGGCTGTTAACAGGGACTTGGCCAGGACGTAGCATGGGCACACAGCGTGGTGTTTGTTTGCTGCAGGGGAAGAGCAGGGTCAGAGCAGGACAACACAGATCTCTGCATCCTAATGAAGAATATTTCTATTCCAGTTTCAAGGTTTATTTCAGTAATTTATAAGTCATTAAGCACATTGAGCCATTATACTGTGTAACCCAGAAGCAAGCAAAATAGATCTATACTGTTAATATTAGCACAGCTTTAGTACATCttccctttctgtgaagaaaaaagagatgTGCACAATAAAAATTATGCTGGCAGTGttcagctttccttttttcagtagaacttctgctctgtgtttgtcCCAGGTAGAGCATTACTCCTTTCCTTCACCTGAAAGCATGAGTTCTTagccaaacccaaaccatttccCAAGAGGAAAATCATCCCCATCACCTTGAGACCCTCCAGACAAGCTTAGAGACACCAGCTGAGAAGCACAGCAAGCACCAGTCACACCTGACACAAACCAAATAATGTTCATTTCCACTGAATAGAACCCGATAACCCAAATGCATAAGCCCTTGATGTGAGGTCATGGTATTGAGGGGTCAGGTCTTCTCTGGTGTCCTCACCCACAGGCTCCTGCATGAGGCAGATGGTCATACCGATAAGATTCACCAGTATGGTCACAATAACAAACTGCAGTGGTACAGACAGACTTTCTTACCATGACTTTTGTGCTGTATTTTCTTCCACCACTCTCCCTTAGTAGTTTTCCCCTTTGCAACCAGGAACTACAGCTTCGCTCTAGGCTGGGATCAGCTCTGGACCAGACCTCTCCAAGCAGCCACTGTGACATCAGGTGACATTGACCCTACGCTGAGCAGAGAACAGCTGAAACCCAGAAAGGGGTCTTGGAGG from Poecile atricapillus isolate bPoeAtr1 chromosome 13, bPoeAtr1.hap1, whole genome shotgun sequence encodes the following:
- the SOWAHA gene encoding ankyrin repeat domain-containing protein SOWAHA, which produces MKRSVVPEECPIPSCSHGLLCRGRLGVIRRPPLPPPVPGAPGSAAPRAGRDGRRGRCAPLGGAGRLEHLRGSGRGGRADRSRCSRPRALATPAGSRQPTPRGSGGCGGCSTTTTCGGGMAELDISAEAVMGFLRERGGRVRNTELVSAFRPLLEAGGAGADAGAGEAEGRAARRERFKAAVNAVATVKEIDGVKFVVLKHQRRAAPSAGGDAGAPVPVPVPDPVPVPDPVPVPGRDPAGTPPEELPGPRAVAELRGLFQGGCGGVPLPGGAGGARREPPSKPCMLPLRYVLPRAAPGPPEEAPSPLSPPPLDEEAGSHSPGVRRGAKNHRASEETVVPLEQAEHQWLMLAADGQWTQQLHGLLLGDSSLAARRDFISGFTALHWAAKSGNCDMVTNIIRAAEKGGSRVDVDARSHGGYTALHLAAIHGQEKIITMLVYSYHAKIDLRDYSGKKPHQYLKEGTSLTIRRLLGDPSLSQNTEHSMPIKKSTKLAASILSSTSTFLGVISDDMAFYDLTKGLRKPSTLNKLLTATTGPRRKPKTRGGFPSYSSLTEAVEEEEEVIVKRRPVSELFFGH